Genomic segment of Mycolicibacterium psychrotolerans:
ACGCCCCCGGGGCCGGTCGATCACGCCGCTTCGGGCAGCGAATAGCCGACGGCCCTGGCGGTGTCGCGCAGCGTGCGGCGCAGCTGGGTGCGGCCGCGGTGCAGCCGCGACATCACCGTGCCGAGGGGGACGTCCATCCGTGCTGCGATCTCCCGCAACGTCAGCCCCTCGACGTCGGCGTAGTACACCGCGGTGCGATACACCTCGGGCAGCGCGCGCATCGCTGCCGCGATGGCGGGGTCGCCGAGGCGCACCAGCACGTCGTCCTCGGGCGACCGGGCCGACGTGGCCCGCTGGTGATGGGCCATCATCTGGGTGTCGGAGATCGCGTCTGTGAACTGCAGAGCCGGACGGCGCTGCACTTTGCGG
This window contains:
- a CDS encoding sigma-70 family RNA polymerase sigma factor; this translates as MTDTDQLAVRFSRDAVPLLTQLRGHAVRLTRDPDLADDLLQETAAKAFAAFASFREGTNLAGWLYRIMVNTHIGEYRKVQRRPALQFTDAISDTQMMAHHQRATSARSPEDDVLVRLGDPAIAAAMRALPEVYRTAVYYADVEGLTLREIAARMDVPLGTVMSRLHRGRTQLRRTLRDTARAVGYSLPEAA